Below is a genomic region from Spiroplasma endosymbiont of Dioctria linearis.
AAGTCTTTTAATTAAAGACGTATCCTTTCACGAAAACAGCATACTAGAGAAATAAGCTCCAGTAACAAAAGAAGGAATCAGAAATAAAGAAGTCATTTGAGGTGGTAGTAACTCAAATGTATTTGAATAATTTGTATAGCCTATAAAACAAATAATAGTAATTATTAATGAAGAAGCAGATATTATTATTCAAGCTCTTTCATTTCTTAAGCTTAATGATGTTATTATTGATATTGTTTTTTTGAAATTACTAACTCCTATTTTAAAATTACTATTATTTCTCATCATCAATTTCCTCATAATATTTTTCTAAAAAATATCTAATTGATCCATACTCTTTAATAATTTTTTTTACACTTTCATCCCTATAAATTTCACCTTTATTTAAAACTATTATCCTATTACATATTTTTTCAATTTCTTCAGGTATATGAGATATTACTATTAAAGTAATATCTTCTTTTTTTCTTAAATTATCAAAAAAATTAACTAGTTTGATTTGCATTTTTAAGTCAAGTCCTGTTATTAATTCATCTAAAATTAATATTTTTGGTTTTTTAATTATTGATATCATAGAGTTAAAGCGTTGTTGTTGACCACCAGATAAGTCACTTAATCGTTTAGTTAAAATATCTTCAACCTCAAATATATTAATTAACTCTTTTATATATTCGTCTTTATTTCATTTTTTTGAAATTAACAAATTAAGTAAATCTACCCCTCTTGTATTAAATGGTCAGTCTCCTTTTTGGAATTGTATTCCAATACTCTCTTTAATTTTATTATCAATTTCTTTATTTTCACTTATAAAATTTACTTTACCTTCTGTTGGTTCACTTATTCCAGATATTATTTCTATAAGAGTAGTTTTACCACTACCATTTGCTCCTAAAATACCAATTGCCTCTCCCTTTGCAATTTCAAAATTTAGGTTTTTTAAAACTCATTTATTTTTTTCGAATTTTTTTGATAAATTTTCTATTTTAATCATTTTTATACCTCTAACTCATTTCACTATTTGCAAAAAGCAATAAGTTTCATGTTCTTTGTGTAAAATCCTTAAGCTGAGTATTAAATTCTATTCAAGGATTAAACGGTAGTTTCTCTCTATTGGAGTAGTTATTTGAAGTTTCTTCAATTTTATCAACAATAACTTTATCCTCATTTCCTTCTTCTGCTTTAATAAATTCAACTCAGTTATTTTGATCATAGCTAATATAAATGTATCTATTATCTGATTTTCCTAAATCAAATAAAAAGATTCTTAAATCATAAAATGAGTTATATTTATAGGCATAGTAAAGTAAAGACCCCGGACTATCTTGTCTGTATTCTTTTCCCTTATTATTAAAAACATTATCTATTCCTTCTAATGGTGCTGCTTTTTTTTGATACATTTCAGATTTCGGATCAATGAAATTAATATAATTTAAGGCAATCTCTGTATATATTTTTATTAAATTACTTGCAATATAACACTGTAAATTTTCATTATTAGAATAATATTGATTTCAATCTCACAGTTTGAATTGAATAAAACTATCCACTTTATTATCCTGGATACTAATATTTAATTCTTTTCTTCTATAATATGGATCAAATACATTTAAAGTTTCTTCTTCACCATTATTATTATTCTTTTTTGCAAGAAAATTTAATTTAACTACCTGACCAATATCATTTTCATTAACTTCCTCATTTGTTTTAAAAAAAATATTATCAGTATTATTTAAATTTACTAAGTTAAAATACTCATTTCCTGATTCATCTATAAAAGAATCTTCCTGATTTATATTAACTATATCTAATATTTTTTTATCACTTATTGAACTTTGATTAACATATAATTTAAATCCATTTTCCTCTAAAGCACTAAAGTTAGATATTTCATATCTTTCAACTTCATGCAAGGGAGATGCAGATGGACTATTATGTCCCATTACTTGTAAACCTAAATAAATTGCATCAACACGTTTACTTTTTATTCTTATTGGTTTTTTTTGCATTAAGTCAACACTAATTTCATCAACATTACCATTTTTAATTCTCTTTGCTTCATTTTCAAGCTCAACTTTATATTTTCAATCATAAGCAGCTGAGTAAGTTTGAGAAGAGTTTACAAGATTTTCTCAACTTGACCTATATTTTGGTTCTAAAGGAATATCTTTAAAATTTAATAAATTATCAAGGGCACCTGATCTACCCTCTTCTTTATTTTTAATTGTAGTGGTAATCAAAAATAAGGAAGAATATAATGGTAATACTGTTAATGCTGAGATTGCAAATATTAAAAAAATTTTGTTTTTAAAATTAATGATTCCCGATTTCATTTTTTTAACCTCTTTTATAACTTTTAAAATTATAGACAAAAAAAAAAAAAAAACAATTCCCTATAACAGTGTTTTTTATAACCGCATAATTTTAGCTACTTATAATTTTATTTAATAACTCTTTTAAATATTAAAAAAGAAAACTCAAAATAAAGTTTTCTTTTTCAATTTATATAGAATATTTAGAAAGTCCTTTAATAAAAATGTTTATTTTTATTAAATACAACCATTATATTCGAAGATTATACAAGTTTTACTTTACTAATTTTGGATCTATAGAATAAATTTTTTTCATAATAAAGTCCATTTTCGTTTCTAAATTGTCTGTTTCCGCATCTACTACCAAAAAATCAAACATATGTTTTCTTCTTTCAAAGAAATCATCATATTTTTTATTTAATGTTTCTCAATATTGTCTTGGAGTATTAAGTTCTTGACTTCTTCCTCTCTCTTTAATTCTTTGGATTGCTTTGTTGGTTGACACTTTTAAATAAATTACCAAATCAAATGTTGCTCTATGCGCTAAATTTGGAATAACAACATGCTCATAAAAATCAGTGTAAGTTTTATAATCAACATCATTCATTGTTTTTAATTCATGATTAACTGCAACAAAAATTGGGTCTTCCAAAATTGTTCTATCAAAAATTACATTTTCCAAAGATTTTGCTGCAATTATTTGTTGGCTTCTTGCAGTAAGCATATATATTTGCATTTTAAATACATTAGCCTCCATATTTTTATAATAATCATCAAAGTATGGATTATTATCAATTGGTTCTGGAAATATTTCATAACCTAGTCTTTTTGAAATCTCTTCACTAATAGTTGATTTACCTGCACCAACTGTTCCAAAAATAGCTATTCTCATTTATTTACCTCTCTTAACTTTCAATGAATTATAAATTCCATAAAACTGCTTAATTTCATGTGACTTTAGTTCTCTAAATTTACCAATTGGTAAATCATCAATTGTCAAAAACTCTATTTGAGTTCTTTTTAATTTTCTCAAATAAATATCTGCTGCAACTAGCATTTTTTTTACGTGATGTTTTCTTCCCTCTGCAATTGTTAATTCAATAACAGATTCATCATACTCTTCATCATACTTAAGTAATCTTGCTTGAATTGCTTTTGTTTTGTAATCATCATCAATAATTACACCTTCTACAAGTTTTTTAATTTGATATTTATGAACTTTTCCTTTACATAATGCTTGATATGTTTTTCTAAATTCATATTTTGGATGCATTACAAAGTTTGCAAATTCTCCATCATTTGTCATAATTAAAGCTCCTGATACATCATAGTCAAGTCTTCCTACTGGATATACTCTTAATTTTGAGTCTTTAAAAAATTCTGCTACAGTTTTTCTATCTTTTGGATCATGCATTGTTGTTAATACTAATCTAGGTTTGTTAAACAAATAATAAACCTTTTCTTTATTTTCATCCAGGTTTTTATTATTAATATCAATTTTTACATTTGTATCAAATTTTGAACCCATTTCTCTAATAACAGTTCCATTAACTTTTACTCTACCTTGTTCAATTAATCTCTCTGCTTGTCTTCTTGAACAATAACCTCTAGTGGCTATTATTTTTTGTAATCTTTCTTCCATTATGAACCTCTATTAAAAATGTCTTTTTCTTCTTCTATTGCTTCTTTTAGTTTTGGCAACTCATCTAAGCTATTTAAATTAAAATATTTTAGAAAATCATCTGTTACTTTATATAGCATTGGCTTACCAACATCTTGAGATTTTCCAGCCTCTTGAATTAAATTTCTTAGTTTTAATTTGTAAAAGATTGTTTCACAATTTACACCTCTAATATCTTCAACATTAGCTCTTGAAATTGGACCTTTATAGGCAACTATAGAAAGAGTTTCAATACTTGCTGTTGAAAGTTTTGATTCAGTCTTTACATTTGCTAATTTTGTATAATATTCAGCATTTTCCTTTTTTGTAATTAATCTAAATTTATTTTTTGCAAATTTTTGAATATTTAAACCACATGACTCATCGCTCTTATATTTATCAACTAATTTATCAATTATTATTTCAATCTCATTTGTACTAGCTTCATTTAATATAAATTGCAAATCTTCAATTGTTGTTCCCTCATCACCACTAACAAATAATAAACCTTCAACTATTGCTATCTTTTTATTCTTATCCATAATTTTCTCCTCTTAATAATCTAATTCAAATACTTTACAATAACTTCATCACCATTTTGAGAAAGCGTTATAAATTTCTTAGCTGCTAAATCTAAGACAGCCAAGAAAGTCGCTACCATCATTCTAATTGAGAATTCTTTTAATTCAATTAATTTTGCCAAATCAATTTCATCAATATTATTATTTTTTAAAAATG
It encodes:
- the scpB gene encoding SMC-Scp complex subunit ScpB — encoded protein: MDKNKKIAIVEGLLFVSGDEGTTIEDLQFILNEASTNEIEIIIDKLVDKYKSDESCGLNIQKFAKNKFRLITKKENAEYYTKLANVKTESKLSTASIETLSIVAYKGPISRANVEDIRGVNCETIFYKLKLRNLIQEAGKSQDVGKPMLYKVTDDFLKYFNLNSLDELPKLKEAIEEEKDIFNRGS
- a CDS encoding deoxynucleoside kinase produces the protein MRIAIFGTVGAGKSTISEEISKRLGYEIFPEPIDNNPYFDDYYKNMEANVFKMQIYMLTARSQQIIAAKSLENVIFDRTILEDPIFVAVNHELKTMNDVDYKTYTDFYEHVVIPNLAHRATFDLVIYLKVSTNKAIQRIKERGRSQELNTPRQYWETLNKKYDDFFERRKHMFDFLVVDAETDNLETKMDFIMKKIYSIDPKLVK
- a CDS encoding pseudouridine synthase, with the protein product MMEERLQKIIATRGYCSRRQAERLIEQGRVKVNGTVIREMGSKFDTNVKIDINNKNLDENKEKVYYLFNKPRLVLTTMHDPKDRKTVAEFFKDSKLRVYPVGRLDYDVSGALIMTNDGEFANFVMHPKYEFRKTYQALCKGKVHKYQIKKLVEGVIIDDDYKTKAIQARLLKYDEEYDESVIELTIAEGRKHHVKKMLVAADIYLRKLKRTQIEFLTIDDLPIGKFRELKSHEIKQFYGIYNSLKVKRGK
- a CDS encoding ABC transporter ATP-binding protein yields the protein MIKIENLSKKFEKNKWVLKNLNFEIAKGEAIGILGANGSGKTTLIEIISGISEPTEGKVNFISENKEIDNKIKESIGIQFQKGDWPFNTRGVDLLNLLISKKWNKDEYIKELINIFEVEDILTKRLSDLSGGQQQRFNSMISIIKKPKILILDELITGLDLKMQIKLVNFFDNLRKKEDITLIVISHIPEEIEKICNRIIVLNKGEIYRDESVKKIIKEYGSIRYFLEKYYEEIDDEK